A single genomic interval of Sphaerodactylus townsendi isolate TG3544 linkage group LG08, MPM_Stown_v2.3, whole genome shotgun sequence harbors:
- the EGR2 gene encoding E3 SUMO-protein ligase EGR2, which produces MMTAKTLDKIPVSLGGFAHPLPESLYPVDDIAASLPTSVTIFPNGELGGPFDQMSGAAGDGLIGVDMSDKRPPLELPYACSGFAPPGRGQPFTYMGKFSIDPPYPGAGCYPADGILNLVSASILQGVAAPSTSSSSSAPSASSAASSGSPNSLGCAMVPSASEMEHLYSPPPPYSACGELYPPPAAQQHQAQQQQQQQQHQAHSESASAFLAASAGAYPPPPSYHHSPKTVTPGGADGGGGLFSMIADYPGFFPPPPQCGQRDPHGPAERKPFPCALDSVRVPPPLTPLSTIRNFTLGAPPGGLAGDGPPSGAAARLAPGPYGSPAHLPLRPILRPRKYPNRPSKTPVHERPYPCPAEGCDRRFSRSDELTRHIRIHTGHKPFQCRICMRNFSRSDHLTTHIRTHTGEKPFACDFCGRKFARSDERKRHTKIHLRQKERKAAAAAAAAPTSAAPPPGPRPSDGGGGAPALPSCAARTRTP; this is translated from the exons ATGATGACCGCCAAGACCCTGGACAAGATCCCGGTCAGTCTCGGCGGCTTCGCGCACCCACTCCCCGAGAGCCTTTACCCGGTGGATGACATCGCCGCCTCACTGCCAACTTCCGTGACCATCTTTCCCAATGGGGAGCTGGGAGGACCCTTTGACCAGATGAGCGGCGCCGCCGGAG ATGGGCTGATCGGCGTGGACATGAGCGACAAGAGGCCCCCCCTGGAGCTGCCCTACGCCTGCAGCGGCTTCGCCCCGCCCGGGCGCGGCCAGCCCTTCACCTACATGGGCAAGTTCTCCATCGACCCGCCCTACCCCGGCGCCGGCTGCTACCCGGCCGACGGCATCCTCAACTTGGTCAGCGCCAGCATCCTGCAGGGGGTGGCCGCCCCCTCGACCTCCTCGTCGTCGTCCGCCCCTTCTGCCTCGTCGGCAGCCTCCTCGGGCTCCCCTAACTCGCTGGGCTGTGCCATGGTGCCCTCCGCCAGCGAGATGGAGCACCTGTACTCGCCGCCGCCTCCCTACTCCGCCTGCGGGGAGCTCTACCCGCCGCCGGCGGCGCAACAGCAtcaggcgcagcagcagcagcagcagcagcagcatcaggcgCACTCGGAGAGCGCGTCGGCGTTCCTGGCAGCCTCGGCGGGCGCCTACCCTCCGCCCCCTTCCTACCACCACTCCCCCAAGACGGTGACGCCCGGCGGGGcggacggcggcggcggcctctTCTCCATGATCGCGGACTACCCGGGCTTCTTCCCGCCGCCCCCGCAGTGCGGCCAGCGCGACCCCCACGGCCCCGCCGAGCGCAAGCCCTTCCCCTGCGCGCTGGACTCAGTGCGCGTCCCGCCGCCGCTCACGCCCCTCTCCACCATCCGCAACTTCACGCTGGGCGCGCCCCCTGGCGGCTTGGCCGGCGACGGGCCCCCGAGCGGGGCGGCGGCGCGCCTGGCCCCCGGCCCCTACGGCAGCCCGGCCCACCTGCCCCTGCGGCCCATCCTACGCCCGCGCAAGTACCCCAACCGGCCCAGCAAGACGCCGGTGCACGAGCGGCCTTACCCGTGCCCGGCCGAGGGCTGCGACCGGCGCTTCTCGCGCTCCGACGAGCTGACGCGCCACATCCGCATCCACACGGGCCACAAGCCCTTCCAGTGCCGCATCTGCATGCGCAACTTCAGCCGCAGCGACCACCTCACCACCCACATCCGGACGCACACCGGCGAGAAGCCCTTCGCCTGCGACTTCTGCGGCAGGAAGTTCGCCCGCAGCGACGAGAGGAAGCGCCACACCAAGATCCACCTGCGCCAGAAGGAACgcaaagccgccgccgccgccgccgccgccccgacCAGCGCCGCGCCTCCGCCCGGCCCCAGGCCCtccgacggcggcggcggcgcccccGCGCTGCCTTCTTGCGCCGCCCGCACCCGGACGCCCTGA